DNA from Actinoplanes sp. SE50/110:
TATCTGGCGGTCAGCGGCTCGGCGACGATCGGGGTCGCCCTGGTCCGCCGGCACTTCCCCGAATCCGCCGAGTTGCACCTCATCGCGGTGCACCCGGACGCGCGGGGCTCCGGCGCCGGCACGCTGCTCCTCAACGCGGTCGAGGAGGATCTCCGGTGCGCGGGTGTCCGGCTCCTCCAGGTCAAGACCATCGGCGCGTCGTACGAGCATGAGGGGTATGCGCAGACGCGCGGCTTCTATCGCGCCCGGGGGTTCCTGCCGGTGGCGGAGATGCGCGGCCTGGTCTGGGACGGGCCGACGCTGCTGCTGGTGAAGGTGATCGCCCCGGATCCCTAATGGACGCTGCTGATGATGACGCTGGTCTCCGCGGTCGCGCTGTTGACCAGGATGCCGGCGCACTCTCGGTCGTCGGCGGCCATCCGCAGGAGCGCGTCGCCGGACATGCCGGCGTTGAACACGGGCCCGAACCGGCGGGCGAACACCTCCGGGTCGGCGAAGGTGAGGATCCGCTGCCGGCCGTCGCCGTGACCGGTCCGGCGCACGGCCAGGGTGCCGTCCGAGACGAAGCCGCCCGGCGCGTCCGGCACCGGTGTCCCGGTGACCACGACGCCGACGGTCGAGGACCGGAAGAGCGCGACGAACCGCTGGTACGCCTCCGCGTCACGGGTCTGCGCATGCTCGGCCATGACATCCGACAGGGGTGTGTCACTCACGATCGCGAACCCTACGGCAACGCCGGCCGGCGCCGCCCGCCGTGATCGGTCGCGGACGGCGGCGAGGCGGGAGCGGAGGCCGATCACTCCCGCCAGGGTGGCTCTGCCTACCCCCGGCCGAGCAGCTCCAGCGTCCGCGGGTCGGGGCCGTCGTAGAACCGGTCGAGGACCTCGCCGAAGACGCCCGGCTCGGCGGCCGCCGCGGCGAACAGGGTCATCGACGAGCGCAGCTTCAGATCGTCCGGATAGCCGAGGATCTGCTCGGCCGTGCGACCCTCGACGCCCAGCAGCGTGCGGGCGGCATCGGTCAGCCGGGCGCCCAGCACCGGATGCGCCAGATAGGCACGGGCCTCGGCCAGGTCAGCGATCGCGTAGGCCTGCGCGGTGGGGCTCGACCCCAGACCGGTCAACTGCGGAAAGACGAACCACATCCAGTGTGTACGTTTACGGCCCGCGGCCAGTTCGTCGCGGGCTCGCTCATAAACGCCGTCCTGGGCGCGGACGAAGCGTTCCAGGTCACTCATCCCCCCGATGGTAATCGTGTCGCCGGCCGGAGCCGGCGATCCGCGCGATGTGCGCGCCGGGCTCGCCGGGCACCGCGCGGCGGGCCGCGCCGAGACCACTCACCCCCTCGACGGTGACCTCGACGATGTCCGCGTCGGCCAGCACCGTGGTCTCCCCGCCGGCCGGCATCCGCAGGATCAGGTCGCCGTGGTCACGCAGCTCGCCGGCGTCCGCGGTCAGGCCGGTGACCCCGGTCACCAGGTATCGGTCGAGGTGCGGGTGCGGGGTGGCGAGCAGGCTGGTACCACGCACCGACAGGATCCACGGGACGCTCAGCGCGCCCGCCCACGTGGAGCCGCCGACCCGGGCCAGCACGCAGCGGCGCCCGGCGGCGTCGACGAAGGGCGCGGCCGGCCCCAGCCGGCCCCGGCCGAAGACGCCCCGGGCGCGCGGCCGGAAGGCGACACCGTCATAACCGCCGATGGCGTACGACGCATCGGCCCCCGCCACGAGCAACACCCACTCGCCGTCGAGTTCGAACAGCCGCGGGCAGTCCACCTGCCCGCCCGCGGCGGTGGTCAGCACACCGTCGTACGACCAGTCGTCCAGATCCGCGGAACGGTATTGCAGGACCGCGGAGCCGCCCCCGGCCGCGGTGGCGGCGACCAGCATCCGCCAACCGCCAGGTGCCGCGAAGACGAACGGATCGCGCACGTCGGAGAAGCCCTCCGGGGCGGCACCCAGCACCGGCTGATCAGGATCGGCCAGCCAGCCCGTCAGATCGGCGGCGGCGGTGGCCCGGCGCACCCCGGAGCCCGGACCGGAATGGAAGAGCACCGGCCCGGACGGGCCGTCGACGACCGACCCGCAGCCCGGGCCGCCGGGCGCGGCGGCGACCGCGCCCTCCCGCCAGATCACCAGATCGTCGGAGACGGCGCAGCCCCAGCCGGCGTCGCCGCCGGACCGGTGCTCGTAGAACAGGTGGTAGCGCCCGTCGCGGTGCAGTACCCCGAACAGGTCGCCGACCCGGCCGTCACGCGGCGTGAAATGCATCCGGGGGCGCGGTCCCGGTCCGACATCCATGCCTCTGCGTAACATCACCGGCGCGCCCGCGCCACCCCGTCCGGCTGCCGATCAGTCGTCGAACTCACCGTCCTTGGCGCCGCCGACGAACGCCGTCCACTCGTCCGGGGTGAAGAACAGCACCGGGCCGTCCGGGTCCTTCGAGTCACGAACCGCGCGGCCACCGTCGGCCAGATCGGCGACCTCGACGCAGTTGTCCGAATAGCTGCGAGTACTGCGACGCCAGCATGCCCCGTTCCGGTCAAAGCTCGCAGCGTAGGTCTTCTCTGTCATCTTGCACCTCCGGGCACATTCTGAGCATCGCCGTGCCCCGGAAACTGTCCGAGATCCGTCAGCCCCGGACAAACGGCATGCCGGTCAGAACAGCGTCGCCGGCCCCTCCGCCTCCCGGGGAGCCGGTTCCGGCAGCGGTGGCAGGCCCGGTACCAGGGCGGCGACCTCGGCGTGGAACCGGCGGGCCAGATCCGGCGCGTCGGCGTTGTCCGGGGTGTGCAGGAAGACCGTCGGGGATCGGCCCTCCCGCAGCCAGCCGGCGGTCGTCGCGACCCACGGCTGCCAGCCGGCCACCGTGCGCTCGGTGTCGTCCCGGCCCAGATAGCGGACGATCGGGTGGTCGGTCAGCGCGGTGTCGCGGCGTGGCATCCGGGGTTTCTTCAACCACGCGTCCCGTTCCGCGGCGCTCGTCGGCGGGCTGGCGAAGAACGTGGTCGTGTCGAACGGAACCCATTCCGCGTCATGCGCGGCGAGCAGTTCCGTCAGACGCCCGGGATCGGTGAAGAAGTCCGGGTGGCGCACCTCCACGGCGTACCGCCGATCCATCGGCAGGGAGCGCAGGAACCGGGAGAGAACGGCGAGATCGCCGGGTCCGAAGGACCCGGGAAGTTGAATCCACAGAGCGGTGGCGCGCGGCCCGAGCGGCTCCATCGCGTCCAGGAAGACGCGCAGGTCCTCCTCGGCGCCGGACATCCGCAGCTCGTGGGTGATCCGTTTCGGAACCTTCGGGATCAACCGGAAGTCCGGAGCGGTCTGCTCCGCCCAGGTGGCCACCGTCGCGCGGGCCGGCGTGGCATAGAAGGTGGTGTTCCCCTCCACCGCATTGCACCATCCGGCGTACGCCCGCAGCCGGTCACCGGTCGCGAAACGCGCCTGCCACGCCTTCAAGGACCACATCGCGCAGCCCACATGAAGGGCCGGAACACCGGTACGCACGACGCCACCGTAGCCGGGCGCGCGGAAGCGACGCCTGGTACCGTGCCGGGACCCGCTCGCCAGAAGGAGTCCTCGTGACCGATTCCGTGGGCCGGATCGGCATCCGCGCCGCGTCCGCCGCACTGCTGCTCGCCGGTGTGACCGGCGGCGTCTACCTGGGCGAGCACCGACCGCCGCCGACCAGCGGCACCCTGGACTCGGTGCAGGCCGAGGCGAACGACATGCAGCTGCTCAAGGATCGGCAGAACGACCACGCCGCGGCCCGCGCCCGGATCACCGCGGCCGAGGGCGTCGCCGCGCAGAAGGCCGCGTCGACCGCCCGCACCGCCTCGGGATACGCCAAAACCCTCGACAAGCAGGCCACCGCGGCCAAGAAGGCGGCCCAGAAGCCGAGCGGCCCGGTCGCCTTCGCCGGCCCGATTCCCGGCTCCTGCACCGAATTCAGCGGCAGCCGGGCGGTCGGATGCGCGCTCACCCTGCAGGCCGGCTTCGGGCTCGACCAGTTCGCCTGCCTGAACAAGCTGTGGAACAAGGAGAGCGGCTGGAACTACCGGGCGGAGAACCGGGGCTCGGGGGCCTACGGCATCCCGCAGTCCCTGCCCGGCTCCAAGATGGCGTCGTTCGGCGCGGACTGGCAGACGAATCCGGCCACCCAGATCAAGTGGGGCCTGGACTACATCAAGAAGCGCTACAACACCCCCTGCAACGCCTGGGCGCACTCGGTCCAGTTCAACAACTACTAGACGGTGATCTATCTCTTGTTGCCCGGAGAGGGTCGCGGTGGGGCAGCGCCGGCCGTGAGGTTGCGGTAAGACTGCATCGATCGATCCTCCCTTGTGGAGGACGTTTCAACGATGCAGCGGTCACTCCGGCCGTTGTGATGATGGTACGGGGGTTCCATCGTGGCGTTGTGGACGCTTCGTCGTGCGGTTTTACCGCCCGCATTCTCCAGGAAACGGGTCCGTCTGCGCTGGGCCGCGGGTCTGGCGGCCGGCCTGGCCGTGGCTGTGGCGGTGCCGGGTGGCGCCGCGGGTGCAGGCGCCGGTGGTGCAGCCGCACGCGCTGACCGTCCAGGAGGCGCTGCAGCAACTGCTGGGCGCGGACACCAAGGATCCGTCACCGGCTGATACGCCGATCGACGACGCCGACCTGGATCGGATGCTGACCCAGGATCTGGCGGATTACGACGCGGATCCGGCGGTGCGGGCCGCTGCCACGGCGGTGCTGGCCACCAATGATCCGGCGCAGATCAAGGACTTTCTGGACAACGGGCTGCCGGTCTACCGCAAGGCCGATCAGCAGCGCCAGAAGGACCAGGCGGACCACAACCGGGTTCAGGTCCAGGAGTGGGTCGTCTCCGGCAGCCCGACCGTGCGGCAGCGGGCGCAGGCCGCTCTGGACTCCAACGACGATGCGAAGATCGCCGCGTTCGTGGCGACCGGGCATGACGCCGCCGATCTGGCGGACAAGCAGGATGCGCTGAACGCGGCGCAGCAGGCCAAGCTGATCCCGAGCAGATGGTCGCCAACGGTGGCTACGAGGTGCAGAAGCTCGGCCAGGCCGCGCTGGACAGTGAGGACCCGGTGGTCATCGCCGAGTTCTACAACACCGGGTACGCGGCGGCCAGCAAGCAGGACGCGGACGCGGAGCAGCAGATCACCGACGCGCTCGCGGCCCGGTCCAAGGCGGTCGCCGACCTGACCGATCTGGCCCAGGCGGCCGGGAAGCCGTTCTGCACACCACTGCTCATCACCCGTTCTGGGACGCCGGCACCCGAAGCTGGATCGATGCCGGACTGTTGAGGGCCGGCGCCACTCTTCGCACGCCGCGCGGCGGCACTGTCAAGGTCACCGCCGTTCACCGCTTCCTCGGTGCCCGGACGATGCACAACCTGACGGTCGCCGATCTCCATACGTACTATGTGCTGGCCGGTGGCACCCCTGTTCTCGTTCACAACTCGATACTTTGTGATATCCACGGGAATCCTATCGATGACAGTGAGCCGCTATATGGGCCATTCCACCGGCTCCAATCCCCGACTCAGAGCCCGGCTGTAGCCCAGCAAATCTTGGAGAGCAGCCAATTGTGGGGCAAGGAGCCCCGTGTGGGACTCATTGATATACCGCAGCCACAGGCGCATCTCGGGCCGCTGCCCGAGGGGGCCGCAGGGGTGGAGTTCTACACGGGTATCCCTCCGGGGCCGCCGTATCCAGGGCAGGTCAGATGGCTCGGCGGTTCCCCGGGTGTGCCGATCGAGGATGGGTACGCGAAGCTTCCGATTATCATCACCAAGTACACCCAATAGGAGGGCTGCCTTGAATCCGCTGGAAGGGCCCCACGTTTCTGTTCGGTCGACCGACGGGCTGGTCTCCATTACCGTCGATCGGGTGACCGCGGATTATCTTCGCTACGCCATTGCAGTATTGGGCGAGCATGTGGCTGCTGGAATGAAGGTTCCTCCTATGTCGGCGGACATGGCTACCAGGCTGGGGAATCTGATGAATGAGGTCGAGGAGTATTTGAGAGCGCACTGAGGCGGCCGTCGTGCGATCGTGCGTCTGGAATTCGTGAGGCGCCGGTGACCGGGTTGCTCAGCCGATCAGGTTGAGCAACCCGGATATCGCGAACGGCGACGTGCGCGCGGTCACGGCGGCGGAAAGTCGCAGCGGATAGGGTCGCCGCATGGTGGAGGCGGTTTTGTTCGACTGTGACGGGGTGCTGGTCGACTCGGAGCGGATCACGAACGCCGTGTTGCGGGGCATGCTGCACGAGCTCGGGTGGGCGGTCGGCGAAGCCGAGTGTTTCCGGCTGTTCGTCGGGAAGGCGCTCGCCGACGAGGTGGGGGTGATCACCGCGCACACCGGGTTCGTGGTCACCGACGAGTGGATCGGCGAGTTCCGGCGGCGCCGCAACGAGGGGCTGCTGGCCGGGTTGGAGCCCATTCCCGGGGCGGTCGCCGCGGTGCACGAGGTCGACCGGGCTTTCGGCGGCCGGGTGGCGGTGGCCAGCGGCGCCGACCGGTTCAAGGTCGAGTTGCAGCTCACCAAGGTCGGCCTGGACGGCGTCTTCGCCGGGAAGATCTTCAGCGGGATGGAGATGCCGCGCAGCAAGCCCGCCCCGGACGTCTATCTCGCGGCCGCCGCGGCGCTCGGCGTCGATCCGGCCCGCGCGGCGGTCGTCGAGGACACCGCGACCGGCGTGCGGGCCGGGGTCGCCGCGGGTGCGACCGTGCTCGGCTACTGTCCGCCGGACAGCCCCGCCCACCACGCGCCGGAGGTTCTCCTCGCGGCCGGCGCCGCCCACGTCTTCACCGACATGGCGCAGCTTCCCGCCCTGCTCACGGCGATGCCTGCAGATCGGCCGGCGCCCGCATCCGCCAGGCATCGGTGATCAGCTCGGCGAGCCGGTCGGTGCTCACCCGCGGCAGCCGGACCATGACCAGCGGGAGCCCGTCGTAGCCCGGCGTGGTGAAGAACAGCTCCGGCTCGCCGAGCAGCAGCGCCTGTTTCTCCGCCTCGTCGCCGACGTACAGCACGGCGATGTCGGTGCGGATCACCCGCGGCCTGCCGGGCAGGCGTTCCGGGTAGGACCAGATGAACCCCTTGTTCGCCACCCGGAAGTCGAACCCGTCACTGTCGATCTCGGTGACCTCGGGCATCGCCAGGGCCAGCCGGCGTACGTCGTCCGCGTCAGCCATGGCTGTGAGACTAGTGTGTCGGGGTGACCGAGCAGATCTGCGAAGTGGTGATCACGGCGGGTTCGGCGGAGTGGCTCGCCGATTTCACCCGGCGCCTGGTGGAGCGGCGGCTCGCGGCGTGCGGGCAGATCACGCCGCAGGTGCGGTCGATCTACCGCTGGCAGGGTGCGGTGGAGGACGAGGGGGAGGCGCGGGTCGCGGTGCACACCCGGCTGTCGCTGGTCGACGCGATCGTCGCGGCGGCCGAGCGCGAGCATCCCTACGACGTACCGTGTGTGCTGGCCCTTCCGGTCGTCGGTGGAAATCCGCGGTATGTGGCGTGGGTCCTGGAGCAGACCGGTCAGGAGATCGCCACGTCGACCAGCCGCGACTGATCGTTCACCCCGTTCCCGGCGAGGGTCACGATCCGCACCGCTGTCGTCGCCCGCGCCGTGAAGGTGCTGATTTTCAGGGCGGAGCGATTGCCGCGTACGGAGTCGACGGTCTGCCAGCCGGTGGGCACCGCGACCTGCACATCCCAGTCGCGCAGGCCGCCGTCCGCGGTGGTGGTGACCGCGATCCGGCTGACCCGGTGTGCCGTGTCCCAGTCCAGCTGCCACCAGTCCGGCCAGCGTTTGCCGGTGGTGTCGTTCCACATGGTGTCCGCCCGGCCGTCGATCGCCGCGCAGGCCGGGGAACCGGCCCGCGCGGAGGACGCGGTGACCCGGCTGGCGAGCCTGGTCAGGGCGGCACCGGGCGCGGGGGTGCCCACCCGGATCGGCACTTCGACGCGGCTGGGGCCGGCAGTGACGCGTACGCGGAAATCGCCCGCGCGGGTCGCGCGGACCGCAACCGGAACGCTGCTCGTGTAACCGGCCGGGAGCCAGGTGGTGATCAGCGAGCGGGGAAGGTGAAGCGCCGGGTCGGCGCTGAGCGAAGCGTCGGCGTAGATCGGGGTCTTTCCGTGGTTGGTGAGTTTCACCGTGATGGTGCCGCCGTTGCACTGTCCGATCGTGATCGGCAGCGTCGCCGGGGCCACCGTGATCGAGACCGGGGGAGTGGCGGACAGCGCCACCAGCGCCACCAGCGTCGAGGAGATCATGCCGGCACCAGCCCGGCCCGGGCCCGTTCGGAGATGAACGACGCCCGCGTGGAGATCGTCCCGCCGCGCCGCGTCACCTGGTTCATCACCCGGTAGTCGGCCCGCATCACGTCGCGTCCCAGCTCGCAGAGCACGTAGCCGCGCTGTCCGTTGGCGAGCTTCAGGTGTGGGTTGTATCGGCGCTGCATGTCGAGTTGCGCGGTGGTGTCGCTGCCGTCGCCGCCGCTGGAGATCGACGTGCCCACGAGCTCCACGGCGACCGGCGGGGTCTCCGGTCTGCCGAAGTCGAGCCGCAGGTCACAGGCGTAGTTGTTGTGGATGTCGCCGGAGACGACGACCGTGCCGGGCATCCGCGCGGCCAGTTCCAGCACCCGCTGCCGATCGGCGGAGTACCCGTCCCACTTGTCCATGTCGAGGCGGTTCGCCGGGCCGCCGTAGACGCACCGGGCCATCATGATCTGCTGGGCGAGCACGTTCCAGCGGGCCGGGGATCGGCCCATCCGGCCGAGCAGCCAGTCCCGCTGCGGTGCCCCGAGCAGGGTGCGCTGCGGGTCGTCGCGGGCGGTGCAACCGGCCCGCAGGTTGTCGCCGCAGGCCTGGTCTGACCGATACTGACGGGTGTCCAGCACGTAGGCGTGTGCCAGATCGCCGAACCGGAACCGTCGATACAGCGACATGTCCGGACCGGACGGTTGTCGCGGCCAGCGCAGCGGCTGATTCTCCCAATATGCCCGGTACGCGTTGGCTCGGCGGACCAGGAAGTCCCGCACCGGCGTGGTGACGAAGCGGGAGACCCCGTCGGCGTAGTTGTCCTGAACCTCATGATCGTCCCAGGTCAGGATCCACGGGAAGGCGGCGTGCGCGGCCTGCAGGTCCGGGTCGGTGCGATACAGCGCGTACCGCATCCGGTACAGATCGAGGGTGTCCGTCTCCAGCTCGAACGTGTCCGGAAGGTGCAGCTTCGGGTCCATCCGGCTGCCGCCCGAGCTGGTGATCGCACCCTCGTAGATGTAGTCGCCGAGGAACATCACCAGGTCGAGACTCTCCGCGGCCAGGTGCCGCCAGGCGTCGTAGTAGCCGTCGCCGTACGCCTGACAGGAGGTGACCGCGAAGCGCAGTGCCCGCGGCGTGGCGGTCTTCGCCGGTGCGGTCCGGGTCCGGCCGGTCGGGCTGAGGAAGCCCTGGCTGCGGAATCGGTAGAAATAGTCGCGGCCGGGGCGCAGGCCGGTCACGTCGACGTGCACCGAGTGCCCGTAGCCGGGGGCGGCGGTCCCGGTGCCGCTGCGGACGACCCGGGAGAACTTCGCGTCCTCGGCGACCTGCCAGTCCACCGGATAGCTCACCGGCGGCAGCCCGCCGGCCGGCTCCAGCGGGCGCGGCGCGAGCCGGGTCCAGAGCAGCACGCCTCCGGGCAGTGGATCGCCGGATGCGACACCGAGCGTGAACGGGTTCGTGAGCCTCGGCCGGGGGAGGGCGCCGGCCAGCGCCACGCCACTCAGCGTGAAGAGCCGCCGGCGGGGAAGTTGCAGCATACCCACTCCCTTTTCCCGATATTTCCGACAACTCTATCGGTGAGAGGATGGTCTGGGTCGCGGTGTTGGTCCGGTGTACACAAACCGGAAATCGGTCTTCCCTCCGGAGCCGTCCGGAATGTCATTGTGGCGGTACGCCCACCCGAACCAGCACCATTCTCACTTTTGGTCCCGTCGGTGACGACCGGGTAGCCTCTGCCGCGCCATGCCAGACCACACCCCCACCCACGCCCCCTCCGCCGTCGGCCCCGACCCGGACGCCGCCGTCGGCCTGGCGCCGGCCGCAGCCCATCCGTCACGGCGGCGGCTGGCCGTGATCCTGGGGGCGGTGCTCGCGATCCTCGCCGCGGTGAACGTCGCCGACAAGTACGGCCCGCACCACACCGGCCTGGTGGCCGGCCCCACGGTGGCCCTGGCCCTGGTCCTGCTCGCCCGCCGCGCCGGCCTCTCGTGGCACGACCTCGGCCTGTCCCGCCGCACCCTGCTCCCCGGCCTGAAGTATGCGATCGGCGCCGTGGCCGTCGTCGCCGTCGTCTACACGATCGGCGCCGCGATCCCCGCCACCCGGGTCGCCTTCCACGATGTCCGCTACCACCTGCACCCGGGCGCCGCCCTGCTCACCGCGTTCGTCATCGTCCCGCTGGGCACCGTCCTGCTGGAGGAGATCGCCTTCCGCGGCGTCCTGCTCGGCCTGATCCACCGCCACCGCGGCGCCACCTGGGCCAGCATCACCTCCTCGGTCCTCTTCGGCCTCTGGCACATCCTTCCGTCGCTGCGCCTGGCCGAGGTCAATCAGGCCGTCGGCGGCACCCTGGGTTCCGGCCTCCCCGGCACCATCCTGGCCATCCTCGGCGCGGTCGCTTTCACCGCCATCGCCGGCCTGCTGCTCTGCGAACTCCGCCGCCGCTCCGGCAGCCTGCTGGCCGCCGCCGCCCTCCACTGGGCCACCAACGGCCTGGGCCTCCTCATCGCCGCCGCCCTGGCCACCACCACCCTCACCTGATCCACCCGCCCTGGGCCGCCACCGTCACCTGATCCACCCGCCCTGGGCCGCCACCGTCACCTGATCCACCCGCCCTGGGCCGCCACCGTCACCTGACCCACCCACCCTGGGCCGCCACCGTCACCTGACCCACCCACCCCGGGTCGCCGCTACCCTCACCCGAACCACCCCACCCGCCCGGGCGGCCGCCGCCGGGGCGGACCCCTCACCGCCCCGCCGCGCACGGACAGGCCGGTAGGGTCGGGGGTATGCGTGTTCCCACTGCTGTGATCACTGCCGGCTCCCTGATCGGCGGCTGGCAGGCCGCCCGCCGCACCGGCGTCCGCCCCCTCGGCGGCCTGGTCCTCGCCGCCGGCGGCGTCCTCGCCGGCCGCGAGTGGTCCCGCCGCACCACCCCGGCCGTCACCGGCGCCCTCGCCGCCACCTACCTCGGAGCCTTCGGCCTGTCCCACCCTCTGGCCAAGAAGATCGGCGCCTGGCCCGCGGTCCTCACCGTCTCCGCCGTCACCGCCGCCGCCTCCTACCTCGTCGCCGACCGCCGCTGACCGGTCCCGAGACCGCGCCGCCGCCTCCTACCTCGACGCCGACCGCCGCTGACCGGTCCGGAGACCGCGCCGCCGCCTCCTACCTCGACGCCGACCGCCGCTGACCGGGCTCGAAACCGCCTCGACCAGCGGGGCCGGCACCGGGCCCACCCGCCGATGTCAGGATGTCACTGGTAGACCCGGACGTAGTCGACCAGCATGGTGCTGGGGAACGGGGTGCTGCTGTCGATCGGCCCGGGGAAGTCGCCGCCGACCGCCAGGTTGAGGATGATGTAGAACTGGTGGTCGTAGATCCACGGCCCGCGGGTGTTCTCCACGGTGTCCTTGACGGCGTTGAAGACCAGGGTGTTGTCGAGGAAGAATCGCATCCCCTTGCTGTCCCATTCGACCGCCCAGACGTGGAAGTCCTGGGACAGGTCGACGGTGGAATACTTCTGGCCGTATCCGCCGGCCCCGTTGTAGGCGGGGGCGTGCAGCGTGGAGTACGACTCGGTGGTGTTGCGGCCGAGCACCTCCATGATGTCGATCTCGCCGTTGTACGGCCATGGGCGACCGGTGAGGAAATCGGCGCCCATCATCCAGAAGGCCGGCCACAACCCGTTGCCCTTCGGCACCCTGATCCGGGCCTCGACCCGACCGTACTGCAGGCTGAACCTGTTGCTCGTGTTCATCCGCGCCGAGGTGTATTGACGGCCCTGGTAGTCCTCGCGGCGGGCCTGGATGACGAGCTGGCCGGCGCCGTTCATCGACGCGTTGGCGCTGTCCGGGGTGTAGTACTGGACTTCGCCGTTCTGCGGGACGCCCGGGTCGTACGTCCATTTCGTGGTGTCCGGTTTGGCGCCGCCGGCGCCGTTGAACTCGTCGTCGAAGACCAGTCTCGTGGCCGGGAACGCCGGGTCGGCCGGTGGGGCGGGCGGGTCGACCGGGTTGCCGCCGGTGCCGTACACGCTGAACTCCCAGAGCGAATAGCCGTACGGGCCGCCCCGCGCCGTGCCGTACATCCGCACGTAGCGGCCGGTGCCGGTGGCGTTGATGACGTCCTTGAGGCCGTCGCCGGTGGTGGTGGCGTAGATCGAGGTCCAGTTCGTGGCGTCGTTCGACACCTGGATCTGGTACGCCTTGCCGTACGCCGGATCCCACTGCAGCACCACCTGGCTGATCTGCGCGGTGGCGCCCAGGTCGACGTAGATCCAGCCCGGGTCGACCCAGCCGTTCGTCGGGCTGGTCGCCCAGCGGCTTGCCGGGTCGTTGTCGAACGCCTTGTCGGCCGTGCACGGGTTGCAGTTGGCGTCGTTCTGTTCGGACGAGGCGCGCGCCGGTTTGGCGTACGACAGCAATCGGGGGGTGGGGTTGGTGGTTCCGCCGCCGGAGAACACCTGGAATTCCCAGAACGAGTATCCGTAGAGGTCGAGCGCGCGGGCGGTCAGGTTGATCCGGACGTAGCGCGCGGTGCCGCTGACCGGGATGCTCTGCTGGCCGCCGGTGCCGCTGCTGGTGGCGTAGGCCTGGGTGTACGCGCTGCCGTCGCCGGAGAACTGGATCGTGAAGGCTTTCGCGTACGCGTTCTCCCAGTTGATCGCGATCCGGCTGATCGCGGTGGGCGCGCCGAGGTCGAC
Protein-coding regions in this window:
- a CDS encoding discoidin domain-containing protein, which gives rise to MISSTLVALVALSATPPVSITVAPATLPITIGQCNGGTITVKLTNHGKTPIYADASLSADPALHLPRSLITTWLPAGYTSSVPVAVRATRAGDFRVRVTAGPSRVEVPIRVGTPAPGAALTRLASRVTASSARAGSPACAAIDGRADTMWNDTTGKRWPDWWQLDWDTAHRVSRIAVTTTADGGLRDWDVQVAVPTGWQTVDSVRGNRSALKISTFTARATTAVRIVTLAGNGVNDQSRLVDVAIS
- a CDS encoding alkaline phosphatase; this translates as MLQLPRRRLFTLSGVALAGALPRPRLTNPFTLGVASGDPLPGGVLLWTRLAPRPLEPAGGLPPVSYPVDWQVAEDAKFSRVVRSGTGTAAPGYGHSVHVDVTGLRPGRDYFYRFRSQGFLSPTGRTRTAPAKTATPRALRFAVTSCQAYGDGYYDAWRHLAAESLDLVMFLGDYIYEGAITSSGGSRMDPKLHLPDTFELETDTLDLYRMRYALYRTDPDLQAAHAAFPWILTWDDHEVQDNYADGVSRFVTTPVRDFLVRRANAYRAYWENQPLRWPRQPSGPDMSLYRRFRFGDLAHAYVLDTRQYRSDQACGDNLRAGCTARDDPQRTLLGAPQRDWLLGRMGRSPARWNVLAQQIMMARCVYGGPANRLDMDKWDGYSADRQRVLELAARMPGTVVVSGDIHNNYACDLRLDFGRPETPPVAVELVGTSISSGGDGSDTTAQLDMQRRYNPHLKLANGQRGYVLCELGRDVMRADYRVMNQVTRRGGTISTRASFISERARAGLVPA
- a CDS encoding CPBP family intramembrane glutamic endopeptidase, whose translation is MPDHTPTHAPSAVGPDPDAAVGLAPAAAHPSRRRLAVILGAVLAILAAVNVADKYGPHHTGLVAGPTVALALVLLARRAGLSWHDLGLSRRTLLPGLKYAIGAVAVVAVVYTIGAAIPATRVAFHDVRYHLHPGAALLTAFVIVPLGTVLLEEIAFRGVLLGLIHRHRGATWASITSSVLFGLWHILPSLRLAEVNQAVGGTLGSGLPGTILAILGAVAFTAIAGLLLCELRRRSGSLLAAAALHWATNGLGLLIAAALATTTLT
- a CDS encoding discoidin domain-containing protein, with product MSMPPARQRILTALVALTGLVATPVGAPAAQAAETLVSQNKPVTASSVEWAGTPATAGVDGDNGTRWSSAFAAGQWFQVDLGAPTAISRIAINWENAYAKAFTIQFSGDGSAYTQAYATSSGTGGQQSIPVSGTARYVRINLTARALDLYGYSFWEFQVFSGGGTTNPTPRLLSYAKPARASSEQNDANCNPCTADKAFDNDPASRWATSPTNGWVDPGWIYVDLGATAQISQVVLQWDPAYGKAYQIQVSNDATNWTSIYATTTGDGLKDVINATGTGRYVRMYGTARGGPYGYSLWEFSVYGTGGNPVDPPAPPADPAFPATRLVFDDEFNGAGGAKPDTTKWTYDPGVPQNGEVQYYTPDSANASMNGAGQLVIQARREDYQGRQYTSARMNTSNRFSLQYGRVEARIRVPKGNGLWPAFWMMGADFLTGRPWPYNGEIDIMEVLGRNTTESYSTLHAPAYNGAGGYGQKYSTVDLSQDFHVWAVEWDSKGMRFFLDNTLVFNAVKDTVENTRGPWIYDHQFYIILNLAVGGDFPGPIDSSTPFPSTMLVDYVRVYQ